Within the Hyalangium gracile genome, the region CCGCGTCGAGCCTCGGCCCTGGCAGCACCAGCGCCGCGCCCGCGAAGGCCGCCGAGTACGGAAGCCCCCACCCGTTGGCATGGAAGAAGGGCGCCAGGGGGAGCACCACGTCGCGCTCCGACACGGCCATGGAGTCCACCATCAGCGCGCCCATGGCATGCAGCACGAGCGAGCGGTGCGAGTACTCCACGCCTTGCGGCCGGCCCGTCGTCCCGCTGGTGTAGCAGAGGCTCGCGGGCGTGCGCTCATCCACCTCGGGGAGGTTCTCGAGGGGCGCCTCGGCCGCGAGCAGCTCCTCGTAGCGGGGCGCTCCCGCGAAGGCAGGAGCCACCTCGGCCTCCTCGCCCATCACCACCCAGTGGCGGACGTGGCCGAGCCGGCTCCGCAGCTCCGCCAGCACCGGCGTGAGCGAGGCATCCACGAACACCACCGCGTCCTCGGCCTCGCGCGACACGTGCACCACGTCGTCCGGATGGAGGCGGACGTTGATGGGGTGGACGATGGCCCCCAGCAGGGGCACTCCCAGGAGCAGCTCCAGATGCTGGTGGTGGTTCCACCCGAAGGTGGCCACCCGCTCCCCCGGGCGAACCCCGAGCCGCCTCAGCGCACCGCACAGGCGCAGCGCGCGCTCCGTCACCTGCGCCCACGTGCGCCGCTCCCCTCCCTCCGGCCGGGCGGTGACCACCGGCCTGGCGCCGCCGATCCGGGCCGCGCGACGCAGCACGAGGGAGAGCGTGAGAGGAAGCTCGCTCATCTCCGCTCCCCTCGCGCGGAGACGTCACTCACGAAGGCCACGCTCGATTCCTCGGACATCACTCCTCCTCCCAGCGGGCCTCATCATCCAGGGCGGGAGCCGCCCAGGCACCGCGCGATGCTCGGCCCCCAGGCGCGGAGTGTTCCCTTTGGCACACGCCCCGAATGCCTCCAGGGTCCGACGAGACCCGAGCAGCGGCGGGGGCAGGCACTCCCTCGTCTTCTCCCGGAAGTCGAGCAGGCGTGAACGCGGAGGCTACCTATCTTCTTTGTGAGGTCTCTCATGCGTACTCGCAGACTTGGATGGTTGCTGGCACTGCTCGTGGTCGGGTGCATTCCCGAGCCCCGGCTGCAGCCACGTCCGGACGCCCGCGTCCTTGCGGGGGATGAGGGGGCCGCCGTCGCGGAGGCCAACGGCGTGCGGCTCATCGCGGACGGCGAGGCCTGGAAGGGCCACCCGTCGAACCTCGAGCGCCGCCTGACGCCCGTGGAGGTCCGACTGGAGAACCAGAGCGGACGGGCGCTGAGCATCCGCTACAGCGCCTTCGAGCTCCTCGGGGCGTCGCGCTTCGAGTACGCCGCGCTCTCACCGCTGGCGCTGGAGGAGGCCAACGCCTCGCAGCCTCGGTGCATCGCCGGGTACCAGCCCGGATACTGGCGCATGGGCGCCACCTGGGGACCCTACCGAGCGTGGAACCGTGGCTACGCCTGGGGCTCACCCTGGCGCTCACCCTGGTGGCCGAGCCCCTACTACGACCCGTTCTACGGTCCCTACGGCCCGCCGTACTCCGTCCGGTGCGAGGAGCCGCTCCCCACGCAGGACATGTTGGACGAGGCCCTGCCCGAGGGCACCCTGGAGAGCGGGGGCACCGTCGCCGGCTTCCTCTACTTCCCAGCGGTCGGCGAGCGCGAGCGACAGGTCATCCTGCAGGCCAGCCTGGTGGACGCCACCACGGGCGAGCGGTTCGGCCAGCTGAGCATCCCGTTCCAGGTGCGCCGCTGACGGACTGCGGGCGCGGGAGCGCACTCCCACGCCCGTCCAACACCTCAGGCCCTCTTGCCGAACTCCACCTCCAGCGTGGCCTTCACCGCGGGCCGGGCCGCGATGCGGTCCCGGAAGGCCTGCAGCGCGGGCCACGGGCTCAGGTCCATCCCCAGCGGCTGGGCCCAGCCGAGCATGACGAAGAGGTAGGAATCCGGCGCGGAGAACTGCTCTCCCATGAGGAACGGCTTGCCCTGCATCTTCTGGACGATGAAGTCGAAGCGCTTTCCCGCCCGCTCGAGGTTGGACTTCTTCTCGGCATCGGAAATGCCCGGCCGGAAGCATGCGGCGAGGGGCTTGTAGACCTCGGAGGCCAGGAAGGCGAGCCACTCCTGCAGGCGATAGCGCTCGAGCGTCCCGCTGGCGGGCGCGAGCTTCGCCTCTGGCTTCTGGTCGGCGATGTACTGGGAGATCGCGGGGTTCTCGGTGAGGATCTCCCCGTTATCCAGCTCCAGCGCCGGCACATAGCCCTTGGGGTTGATGCTGTAGTAGTCCGTGCCCTTCTCGGTCTTGTGCGTGGCCAGATCGACCTTCACCAGATCGAACTTCAAGCCTGCCTCTCGCAGCAGGATGTGCGGGTTCTGCGAACAGGAGCCAGGGGTGTAGTAGAGCTTCAAGCGGAGCCTCCTCCATATGGGTGGATGGGGGCTCCCTTATAAGAGTGCTTCGCCTGGCACGCACGACGACCGACACGATTCCTCGCCTCGAGTGTGGAGCGAGTCAACATCCCCCCACTCAGCGCTTGAGGTTGCGAAAGGGATTGTTGAATGGCTCGGGGCCCTTCTTGTCCGCCGGGGCAGGTTTGCTTCCGGAAGGACGCGCTGGCGGCGGCCCCTTTGCACCCGAGGGGCTCGTCGTCATGCGGCCCGCGCTCCCCGCCGGGGCCCGCCCCGAGGACGGCGCGGGCGCTCCTCCCTCCTGCACCGCTCGCACCGAGAGCCCCAGCCGCTTGCGCGCCAGGTCCACGGAGAGGACCTTCACCGTGAGCCGGTCGCCCACCTTCACCACCTCGGACGGGTCCTTCACGAAGCGCGTGGAGAGCTGGGACACGTGGACGAGCCCGTCCTGGTGCACGCCCACGTCCACGAAGGCGCCGAACGCGGTGACGTTGGTCACCACGCCTTGCAGCACCATGCCCTCCTTCACGTCCTCCAGCGTCTTCAGGTCATCTCGCAGCGCGGGCGCGGAGAAGTCTCCGCGCGGATCGCGGCTGGGCTTCTCCAGCTCGGAGAGGATGTCGCGGAGCGTCAGCTCTCCCAGGTCCGGCCCCAGGTAGCGCTTCGGATCGATCTTCCGCACCAGCTCCACGTTGCCCACCAGCGCGCCCACCTCCACGCCCAGGTCCTTCGCCATGCGCTCGACGACGGGGTAGCGCTCGGGGTGGACGGCGCTCGCGTCGAGCGGCTCAGGGCCGCGCACGCGCAGGAAGCCCGCCGCCTGCTCGAACGTCTTGGGCCCCAGGCCGCTGACCTTGAGCAGCTCGCGCCGCGTGGAGAAGGCGCCCTTCTTGCTCCGGTGCGCCACCAGCTTCTTCGCCAGCGACGGCCCCACGCCGGACACGTGCTCCAGCAGCTGCGGCGAGGCGGTGTTCACGTCCACCCCCACCGCGTTCACGCACGAGTCCACCACCTCGCCCAGCTTCTTCTTGAGCAGCCCCTGGTCCACGTCGTGCTGGTACTGCCCCACGCCGATGCTCTTGGGGTCGATCTTCACCAGCTCCGCCAGCGGATCCTGCAGCCGGCGGCCGATGGAGACGGCGCCGCGCAGGGACACGTCCAGCTCCGGGAACTCCTCGCGCGCCACCTCGGAGGCCGAGTACACGGAGGCGCCCTGCTCGCTCACGGAGACGATGGGCACCTTCGTCTCGAGCTTCTCCAGCACCTCGCGCACGAAGCCCTCCGCCTCGCGGCTGCCGGTGCCGTTGCCCACGGCGATCAGCTCGGGCTTGTGCTTCTGGATGACCGCGGCGAGCTGCCGGGCGGCGCGGGCGCGCTCGTCCGGCGAGCGCTCCGTGTAGAGGGTGGCCGTCTCCGCCACGCTCCCGGTGGCGTCCAGCATCACCATCTTCACGCCGGTGCGCAGGCCCGGGTCCAGCGCCACCACCGGCCGCGTGCCCGCGGGCGGGGCCAGCAGCAGGTGGCGCAGGTTCTCGCCGAACACGCCGATGGCCTGGCGATCCGCGCGCTCCTTGAGCTCGGCGCGCAGCTCCGACTCCAGCGACGGGCCCATCAACCGCTCCCAGGCGTCCGCCGCCGCGGCGCGCAGCTCCGAGGCGAAGAGCGCCTGCGGCCTCGTCACCACGCGGGACGTCAGCAGGCCCTGGGCCTCGTCATCCGGGAAGAGGACCTTCACCCGCAGCACCTGCTCGGCCTCGCCGCGCAGCAGCGCCAGCACGCGGTGGGAGGGGGCCTGGGTGAGCGGCTCCTCGTGCTCGTAGTAGGACTCGAACTTGGTCGTCTCGCCCTTCTTCGCGGGCGCCACCTCCGAGCGCAGGCGGCCCTTCTGGACGCACAGCTCGCGCGCGGCCCGGCGCAGCGGCGCATCCTCGGCGACGCGCTCGGCGCAGATGTCCCTGGCGCCCGCGAGCGCCGCCTCCAGGTCCGGCACGCCCTTCTCCGCGTCCACGAAGGGGCGCACCCGCGCGTTCCGGTCCTCGCCGCGCTGGCCCTCCTGCTTCCAGAGCAGATCGGCGAGCGGCTCCAGCCCCCGCTCCCGGGCGATGGCGGCCCGGGTGCGGCGCTTGGGCTTGTAGGGCAGGTAGAGGTCCTCCAGTTCCGTGCGCGTCCTGGCGCGCTGGATGGCCTTCTCCAGCTCCGGTGTCAGCTTCCCCTGGCTCTCGATGGTGCGCAGGATGGTGTCGCGCCGCGAGTCGAACTCGGCGCGCTCGGCGGCGCGGTCGAGGATCGTCTGGATCTGCACCTCGTCCAGGCCGCCGGTGGCTTCCTTGCGGTAGCGGGCGATGAAGGGGACGGTGGCGCCCTCGGCATTGAGCGCGAGGGTCTTGTCCACCTGCTCGGGCTTGAGGCCCAGCTCCTGGGACAACTCGACGGCGTAGGCGTGCATGGCGGGGGCAACCTATCACCCGCCGCCCTTCTTGCCTACTTCCACCCACACCCCCTCTCAGGAGGGCCTGGAGGACGGCGGTGCTTCCACGAGCCACCGCCTGTCCCGACCGGCGACTACTCAACCTTCACGGTGTATGCGCCCGTCGTCGAAGAGGCACTCTGCACCCGGAAGTAGTGCGTGCCTCCGCCCGAAACGGCGTTGAAGGTACGAGGGCTCGAGCCGGTGGAGAGCACCGTCGTCCTGTCCGGAGCGTACACGGTGATGGTGGTGGAGATGCCCGTCGTAATCACCGTATAGGTGGTGCCGGAGCCGAGCCCCATCGAGAAGAAGTCCACGTCTCCGACGACCTCGATGGAGCCCGAGACCGCGGTGCCCAGCGTGAGGGCCGTGGCTCCCGTGGTGGTGTCCGAGTGATCATCCGTTCCCAGGTCCAGCAGCTGGAAGGAGTAGGTGTTGGAGGTAGACCAGTTGGCGGCCACCGCTCGCGCGTAGTAGGTGCCCGCCGTGGCGAAGAGGTACCGGGCCCGAGCGCTCGTGTTGCTGAGGGTGTCCGAGGCCAGCGTCGTGCCTGCCGCGTCCGTCAGGTACACGTTGCAGTTGATGATCGAGGAGTTGCAGTAGAACTCGTAGAGGTGGCCGGCCTCGGCATTGAACGAGAACCAGTCCACGTCCCCTGACACCTCGAACTTCGCGGGCGCCTGCGTGGTGGACGGCACGATGGGCGTGGCCCCGGCCTGCGTGTCCGCGTGGTCATCCACCCCCAGGTCCGCCAGCTGGTATTGGTAGGTGTTGGTCCTGCTCCAGTCGGCGGCCACCACCCGCACGGAGTAGGTGCCCGCCGCGTTGAACTCCCAGCGCACCCGCGCGGACGTGTTGGTGGTGGTGTCCGACACCACCGTGGTGCCTGCCGCGTCCGTCAGGTACACGTTGCAGTTGATGGTCGAGCTGTTGCAGTAGAACTCGTAGACGTGGTCAGCCTCGGCGCTGAACGAGAACCAGTCCACGTCCCCTGACACCTCGAACGTCGCGGCCGTCAGCGCGGTGGACGGCACGATGGGCGTGGCCCCGGCCAACGTATCCGCGTGGTCATCCACCCCCAGGTCCTCCAGCTGGTATTGGTAGGTGTTGGTGCTGTTCCAGTCAGCGGCCACCACCCGCAGGTAGTAGGTGCCCGCCGCGCTGAACTCCCAGCGCTTAATCGACCCGCCGGTGGTGCAGTAGAACTCGTAGATGTGGCCGGCCTCGGCGTTGAACGAGAACCAGTCCACGTCCCCTGCCACCTCGAACGTCGCGTCCGTCAGCGCGGTGGACGGCACGATGGGCGTGGCCCCGGCCAGCGTGTCCGCGTGGTCATCCACCCCCAGGTCCGTCAGCTGGTAGCGATAGGTGTTGGTGGCTTCCCAGTCGGCGGCCACCACCCGCAGGTAGTAGGTACCCGCCGCGTTGAACTCGTAGCGCACCCGGGCGAACGTGTTGGTGGAGGTGTCCGCCACCACCGTGGTGCCCGCCGCATCCGTCAGGTACACGTTGCAGTTAATGTACCCGCCAGTGGTGCAGTAGAACTCGTAGATGTGGCCCGCCTCGGCGTTGAACGAGAACCAGTCCACGTCCCCCGGCACCTCGAACGTC harbors:
- the gstA gene encoding glutathione transferase GstA, coding for MKLYYTPGSCSQNPHILLREAGLKFDLVKVDLATHKTEKGTDYYSINPKGYVPALELDNGEILTENPAISQYIADQKPEAKLAPASGTLERYRLQEWLAFLASEVYKPLAACFRPGISDAEKKSNLERAGKRFDFIVQKMQGKPFLMGEQFSAPDSYLFVMLGWAQPLGMDLSPWPALQAFRDRIAARPAVKATLEVEFGKRA
- a CDS encoding Tex family protein, which translates into the protein MHAYAVELSQELGLKPEQVDKTLALNAEGATVPFIARYRKEATGGLDEVQIQTILDRAAERAEFDSRRDTILRTIESQGKLTPELEKAIQRARTRTELEDLYLPYKPKRRTRAAIARERGLEPLADLLWKQEGQRGEDRNARVRPFVDAEKGVPDLEAALAGARDICAERVAEDAPLRRAARELCVQKGRLRSEVAPAKKGETTKFESYYEHEEPLTQAPSHRVLALLRGEAEQVLRVKVLFPDDEAQGLLTSRVVTRPQALFASELRAAAADAWERLMGPSLESELRAELKERADRQAIGVFGENLRHLLLAPPAGTRPVVALDPGLRTGVKMVMLDATGSVAETATLYTERSPDERARAARQLAAVIQKHKPELIAVGNGTGSREAEGFVREVLEKLETKVPIVSVSEQGASVYSASEVAREEFPELDVSLRGAVSIGRRLQDPLAELVKIDPKSIGVGQYQHDVDQGLLKKKLGEVVDSCVNAVGVDVNTASPQLLEHVSGVGPSLAKKLVAHRSKKGAFSTRRELLKVSGLGPKTFEQAAGFLRVRGPEPLDASAVHPERYPVVERMAKDLGVEVGALVGNVELVRKIDPKRYLGPDLGELTLRDILSELEKPSRDPRGDFSAPALRDDLKTLEDVKEGMVLQGVVTNVTAFGAFVDVGVHQDGLVHVSQLSTRFVKDPSEVVKVGDRLTVKVLSVDLARKRLGLSVRAVQEGGAPAPSSGRAPAGSAGRMTTSPSGAKGPPPARPSGSKPAPADKKGPEPFNNPFRNLKR